One region of Streptomyces sp. NBC_00442 genomic DNA includes:
- a CDS encoding amino acid ABC transporter permease: MTDKLDKTPSGPADAVPEQGPPEAIRAIPVRHYGRWISAVLVVVVLGALAYAFAQGNVRWATVTDKLFDPSILTGLWHTVLISVVSMAVGLILGVLFAVMRLSKNPVTSSVAWLYIWFFRGTPVYVQLLIWFNLALIFPILNLGFYKDYMTAVMTPFLAALLGLGLNEGAYMAEIVRAGIQSVDEGQTEASHALGMTQMQTMRRVVLPQSMRVIIPPTGNEFINMLKTSSLVVAVQYQDLLRSAQDVAATSFAVMEMLFVASIWYLALTSVFSVGQYYLERRFARGSLRALPPTPLERIKSNLLSLSHWRR, encoded by the coding sequence GTGACTGACAAGCTCGACAAGACCCCCTCCGGCCCGGCCGACGCCGTGCCGGAGCAGGGCCCGCCGGAGGCCATCCGCGCCATCCCGGTCCGCCACTACGGCCGCTGGATCAGCGCCGTACTCGTCGTCGTCGTGCTCGGCGCGCTCGCGTACGCGTTCGCCCAGGGCAATGTGCGCTGGGCCACCGTCACGGACAAGCTGTTCGACCCCAGCATCCTGACCGGCCTGTGGCACACCGTGCTCATCAGCGTCGTCTCGATGGCGGTGGGTCTGATCCTCGGCGTGCTGTTCGCCGTGATGCGGCTCTCGAAGAACCCGGTGACCAGCTCGGTCGCCTGGCTGTACATCTGGTTCTTCCGCGGCACTCCCGTCTATGTACAGCTCCTCATCTGGTTCAACCTGGCGCTGATCTTCCCGATCCTGAACCTCGGGTTCTACAAGGACTACATGACCGCGGTCATGACGCCGTTCCTCGCCGCACTGCTCGGCCTCGGTCTGAACGAGGGCGCGTACATGGCGGAGATCGTCCGGGCCGGCATCCAGTCGGTGGACGAGGGACAGACCGAGGCCTCGCACGCGCTCGGCATGACCCAGATGCAGACCATGCGCCGCGTGGTGCTCCCCCAGTCGATGCGGGTGATCATCCCGCCGACGGGCAACGAGTTCATCAACATGCTCAAGACCTCGTCGCTCGTCGTCGCCGTCCAGTACCAGGATCTGCTGCGCAGCGCCCAGGACGTCGCCGCGACCTCGTTCGCGGTGATGGAGATGCTCTTCGTCGCCTCCATCTGGTACCTGGCTCTGACCAGCGTGTTCAGCGTCGGCCAGTACTACCTGGAGCGCCGTTTCGCACGCGGTTCGCTGCGCGCCCTGCCGCCCACGCCGCTGGAGCG
- a CDS encoding ABC transporter substrate-binding protein, with the protein MTASTTRRTTASTSRIAAVGAIAVAGALLVTGCGDQTKKGSAPESSGSSTAPLFSKLPANIQKAGVIKVGTDATYAPMEFKQGENIVGIDPDIAAALGKQLGVKFEFTSGTFDTLLGALPTGRYDAVMSSVSDTKARQEGLDKDGKKTGTGVDFVDYYTASTGILVKKGNPEGIKSTDDLCGKKIAVQRGTTYEQAAKDLAAKCEKDGKGKLSFEPFSTDAEAQTRVKAGGAVADLNDSPVAAYIAKTAGGGADFESVANPSDAGPFGIAVDKKNTQLRDALSQALDAIIKDGSYKTAIDKWGGAQGAVTKAAINGGS; encoded by the coding sequence ATGACCGCAAGCACCACCCGTCGTACGACCGCCTCCACGTCCCGGATTGCCGCGGTCGGCGCGATCGCGGTCGCGGGCGCCCTGTTGGTGACCGGCTGCGGTGACCAGACGAAGAAGGGCTCGGCCCCGGAGTCCTCGGGCTCCAGCACCGCCCCGCTCTTCTCCAAGCTCCCCGCGAACATCCAGAAGGCCGGCGTCATCAAGGTCGGAACGGACGCCACGTACGCCCCCATGGAGTTCAAGCAGGGCGAGAACATCGTCGGCATCGACCCCGACATCGCCGCGGCTCTCGGCAAGCAGCTCGGGGTGAAGTTCGAGTTCACCAGCGGCACCTTCGACACCCTGCTCGGCGCGCTGCCCACCGGCCGCTACGACGCGGTCATGTCCTCGGTGAGCGACACCAAGGCCCGCCAGGAAGGCCTTGACAAGGACGGCAAGAAGACCGGTACGGGCGTCGACTTCGTCGACTACTACACCGCGAGCACCGGCATCCTGGTCAAGAAGGGCAACCCGGAGGGCATCAAGTCCACCGACGACCTGTGTGGCAAGAAGATCGCCGTGCAGCGCGGCACCACCTACGAGCAGGCCGCCAAGGACCTCGCCGCCAAGTGCGAGAAGGACGGCAAGGGCAAGCTGAGCTTCGAGCCCTTCTCCACGGACGCCGAGGCGCAGACCCGCGTCAAGGCGGGCGGCGCCGTGGCCGACCTGAACGACTCCCCCGTCGCCGCGTACATCGCGAAGACCGCGGGCGGCGGCGCCGACTTCGAGTCGGTCGCCAACCCCTCGGACGCGGGCCCGTTCGGCATCGCGGTGGACAAGAAGAACACCCAGCTGCGGGACGCTCTCTCCCAGGCCCTTGACGCGATCATCAAGGACGGCTCGTACAAGACGGCGATCGACAAGTGGGGCGGCGCGCAGGGCGCCGTCACCAAGGCAGCCATCAACGGCGGCTCCTGA